The Malus domestica chromosome 13, GDT2T_hap1 genome includes a window with the following:
- the LOC114820631 gene encoding protein FAR1-RELATED SEQUENCE 5-like — MEFALDGDVDGEVVGSSAEMELSRAGDENETGGSSVEGAFQLGLDDKINLDSPRGDIIPEAVPVVSVVPADEPYVGQEFETEAAAHAFYNAYATRVGFIIRVSKLSRSRRDGSAIGRALVCNKEGYRMPDKREKVVRQRAETRVGCRAMILVRKVSSGKWVVTKFVKEHTHPLTPGKGRRDCIYDQYPNEHDKIRELSQQLAIEKKRAATYKRHLDLIFEHIEEHNESLSKKIQHIVESVKEIEGKEQQGYR; from the exons A TGGAATTTGCACTTGATGGTGATGTTGATGGCGAGGTGGTGGGAAGTTCTGCTGAGATGGAACTTAGTAGAGCAGGTGATGAAAATGAAACAGGTGGTAGTTCTGTTGAAGGGGCATTCCAACTGGGTCTGGATGATAAAATAAATCTAGATTCTCCTCGAGGGGATATAATTCCAGAAGCAGTTCCTGTAGTATCGGTAGTGCCAGCAGATGAGCCATATGTGGGTCAAGAGTTTGAAACAGAAGCAGCTGCTCATGCATTTTATAATGCATATGCCACACGTGTGGGATTCATAATTCGTGTAAGCAAACTCTCTCGATCAAGGCGTGATGGATCTGCCATTGGTCGTGCACTTGTTTGTAATAAAGAGGGTTATAGAATGCCTGACAAACGTGAAAAAGTTGTAAGGCAAAGAGCCGAGACCAGGGTTGGTTGTAGAGCAATGATTTTGGTGAGGAAAGTAAGTTCTGGGAAATGGGTTGTCACAAAATTTGTAAAGGAGCACACTCATCCTTTGACACCTGGAAAAGGTCGAAGGGATTGCATTTATGATCAATATCCG AATGAGCATGACAAGATTCGGGAATTATCTCAGCAGTTGGCCATAGAGAAAAAACGTGCTGCGACATATAAAAGACATCTCGACCTAATATTTGAGCACATTGAAGAACACAATGAGAGCCTATCAAAAAAGATCCAACACATAGTAGAGAGTGTGAAGGAGATCGAAGGCAAAGAACAGCAAGGATACAGATAA
- the LOC139190964 gene encoding uncharacterized protein, with protein sequence MFFDGSARANRSGAGVVFMSPQRQILPYSFQLSELCSNNVVEYQALIIGLQMAINMEIPALKIYGESKLIINQLLTEYEVRKDDLVPYFRLATQLLQRFEAVTLEHVPRKENQMADALANLASSMTLGEDKAANVPVCQRWVIPLVTEMVLSDTNVISILPINVEEWRQPLINYLEHGMLPDDLKHHSEVRRRAHRFLYYKGTPYRRSFEGVLLRCLGEEEANQAMEEAHSGICGAYQSRPKLHFQLKRMGYYWPSMVKDCLEHAKRC encoded by the coding sequence atgttcttcgacggatctgcacgagcaaATAGatcgggggcaggagtagtattcatgtcgccacaaaggcaaatactaccttattcattccaactaagcgaattatgctccaacaacgtcgttgagtaccaagcactaatcatcgggctccaaatggcaatcaacatggaaatcccAGCCCTTAAGATATATGGCGagtccaagctcataatcaatcaactcctgactgaatatgaggtgaggaaagatgatctcgtcccatacttccggctggcaacGCAATTGCTACAAAGGTTTGAAGCCGTAACATTAGAacacgtgccaagaaaagagaatcaaatggcagacgctctcgccaacctagcctcgagcatgacattaggagaagacAAAGCTGCaaacgtgccagtctgccaaagatgggtaatcccgcTTGTTACTGAAATGGTACTAAGTGATACAAACGTTATTTCAATACTTCCGATCAatgttgaagaatggagacagccTCTGATCAACTACTTGGAACATGGAATGCTTCCAGATGATCTAAAACACCACTCTGaagtacgtcgacgagcacatcgcttcctctattacaaagggaCACCCTACCGGCGATCTTTtgaaggagtacttctgagatgcctaggcgaggaagaagccaatcaagccatggaagaagcacactcaggaataTGTGGGGCGTATCAGTCCAGACcgaagcttcatttccagctcaaaagaatgggttactactggccaagcatggtaaagGATTGCCTAGAACACGCTAAAAGGTGCTAA
- the LOC139190965 gene encoding uncharacterized mitochondrial protein AtMg00860-like, whose amino-acid sequence MNPLKCTFGVISGKFLGFIVKHRGIEVDQSKIKAIQSMPEPRNLHELKSLQGRLAFIIRFISNLAGRCQPFSQLMKKDVSFVWDNACNNAFESIKKYLSSPPVLGAPVPGKLLTLYIATQESSVGALLAQENES is encoded by the coding sequence atgaacccgttaaagtgtACATTTGGCGTCATAtctggaaagttcctcggcttcattgtcaagcatcgtggcattgaagtggatcaatcaaagatcaaggccattcaaagcatgcccgagccaagaaacctgcacgagttgaaaagtctacaaggacggctagccttTATCatacgcttcatctccaaccttgcagggcgttgtcaaccgttcagtcaactcatgaagaaagatgtttCGTTCGTATGGGACAACGCAtgcaacaatgcttttgaaagcataaagaagtatttatcaagtccacctgtcctgggggcacCTGTACCAGGGAAACTGCTTACATTATACATTGCtactcaggaaagttcagttggagcactcttggcacaggaaaacgaatcctag